A portion of the Ascaphus truei isolate aAscTru1 chromosome 14, aAscTru1.hap1, whole genome shotgun sequence genome contains these proteins:
- the LOC142466241 gene encoding uncharacterized protein LOC142466241, producing MEEHKKTHTGERPHVCGECGKGFSKLSNLNTHERTHTGERPHVCGECGKGFSQLSNLNTHKRTHTGERPHVCGECGKGFSQLSSLYTHARIHTGERPHVCGECGKGFSQLSNLNTHKRTHTGERPHVCGECGKGFSQLSSLYTHARIHTGERPHVCGECGKGFSRLSSLYIHTRTHTGERPHVCGECGKGFSDLSSLIRHKRTHTGERSHVCGECRKGFSDLSSLDTHKRTHTGERPYVCGECGKGFSVLSSLIRHTRTHTGERPHVCGECGKGFSHLSSLDTHERTHTGERPHVCGECGKGFSHLSNLNTHKRTHTGERPHVCGECGKGFSVLSSLRKHERTHTGERRLSHV from the coding sequence ATGGAAGAACACaagaagacacacacaggggagagaccgcatgtatgtggggaatgtgggaagggatttagtaaattatccaacctgaacacacacgagaggacacacacaggggagagaccgcatgtatgtggggaatgtgggaagggatttagtcagttatccaacctgaacacacacaagaggacacacacaggggagagaccgcatgtatgtggggaatgtgggaagggatttagtcagttatccagcctgtacacacacgcgaggatacacacaggggagagaccgcatgtatgtggggaatgtggaaagggatttagtcagttatccaacctgaacacacacaagaggacacacacaggggagagaccgcatgtatgtggggaatgtgggaagggatttagtcagttatccagcctgtacacacacgcgaggatacacacaggggagagaccgcatgtatgtggggaatgtgggaagggatttagtcggttatccagcCTGTACATacacacgaggacacacacaggggagagaccgcatgtatgtggggaatgtgggaagggatttagtgacttatccagcctgatcagacacaagaggacacacacaggggagagatcgCACGTATGCGGGGAATgtaggaagggatttagtgacttatccagcctggacacacacaagaggacacacacaggggagagaccgtatgtatgtggggaatgtgggaagggatttagtgtcttatccagcctgatcagacacacgagaacacacacaggggagagaccgcatgtatgtggggaatgtgggaagggatttagtcacttatccagcctggacacacacgagaggacacacacaggggagagaccgcatgtatgtggggaatgtgggaagggatttagtcacttatccaacctgaacacacacaagaggacacacacaggggagagaccgcatgtatgtggggaatgtgggaagggatttagtgtcttatccagcctgaggaaacacgagaggacacacacaggggagagacgtCTCTCTCATGTTTAG